From a region of the Acinetobacter calcoaceticus genome:
- the ndk gene encoding nucleoside-diphosphate kinase: protein MAIERTLSIVKPDAVSKNHIGDIFARFEKAGLKIVATKMKHLSQADAEGFYAEHKERGFFGDLVAFMTSGPVVVSVLEGENAVLAHREILGATNPKEAAPGTIRADFAVSIDENAAHGSDSVASAEREIAYFFADNEICPRTR, encoded by the coding sequence ATGGCTATTGAACGTACTTTGTCTATCGTAAAACCTGATGCAGTGTCTAAAAACCACATCGGTGATATTTTTGCTCGTTTTGAAAAAGCGGGTTTAAAAATTGTTGCGACTAAAATGAAACACCTTTCTCAAGCTGATGCTGAAGGTTTCTATGCTGAGCATAAAGAACGTGGTTTCTTTGGTGACTTAGTTGCATTCATGACTTCTGGTCCAGTTGTAGTATCTGTTCTTGAAGGCGAAAATGCAGTTCTTGCACACCGTGAAATTTTAGGCGCTACAAACCCTAAAGAAGCAGCTCCTGGCACGATCCGTGCTGACTTTGCTGTAAGCATCGATGAAAACGCTGCTCACGGTTCTGACTCAGTTGCTTCTGCAGAGCGTGAAATTGCTTACTTCTTTGCTGACAACGAGATCTGCCCACGCACTCGTTAA
- the iscX gene encoding Fe-S cluster assembly protein IscX: MGLRWTDTIEIAIELSEAHPEVDPQWIRFTDLHAWVCALPDFSDDPNKSTEGLLEGIQMAWIDEVR, translated from the coding sequence ATGGGCTTACGTTGGACAGATACGATTGAAATTGCGATTGAATTGTCGGAAGCACATCCAGAAGTTGATCCGCAATGGATCCGTTTTACCGATTTACATGCATGGGTATGTGCATTACCAGATTTCAGTGATGACCCAAATAAATCGACAGAAGGATTGCTAGAAGGGATCCAAATGGCCTGGATAGACGAAGTTCGCTAA
- a CDS encoding phosphatase PAP2 family protein, giving the protein MKLKNAKIKILDLDLRGCLYLNNFSHSQRVALFFKIISRVGDGPFWYLMLAIVWGMQGITYGLQIIYLLLGGSVGTAIYKFLKHKTTRPRPYQVHQVIVLGERPLDHFSFPSGHTLHAVMVTIVLGYIQPALLAAMFPFMVLVALSRMVLGLHYPSDVIVGALIGAAVASMIIFMAPLLNIAL; this is encoded by the coding sequence ATGAAACTTAAGAATGCAAAAATAAAAATACTCGATTTAGATTTGAGAGGCTGTTTATATCTTAATAATTTCTCTCACTCACAACGTGTTGCTCTTTTTTTTAAAATCATCAGTCGTGTGGGTGATGGTCCATTTTGGTATCTCATGCTGGCAATCGTGTGGGGGATGCAAGGCATTACCTATGGCCTGCAAATCATCTACTTGTTATTAGGTGGTTCTGTTGGGACAGCGATCTATAAATTCTTAAAACATAAAACAACGCGACCGCGTCCTTATCAGGTGCATCAGGTAATTGTGCTCGGTGAAAGACCACTTGATCATTTTAGCTTTCCATCTGGCCATACACTTCATGCCGTGATGGTCACAATTGTTTTAGGTTATATCCAGCCCGCGCTGCTTGCGGCGATGTTTCCCTTCATGGTGCTTGTCGCATTGTCTCGTATGGTGCTTGGTCTTCACTACCCAAGTGATGTGATTGTCGGTGCGCTCATTGGTGCGGCAGTCGCAAGTATGATTATTTTTATGGCTCCGCTATTGAACATCGCTTTATAA
- a CDS encoding glycosyltransferase family 4 protein — protein MDGAMQSSYATALLKQQQLPESFQFFFKQKQISNTHSLHDLVRPRLKIAIVTETWPPEINGVALSLLQLCQGLQKQGHKILLIRPEQKAKCHDFTPEQECLVMSQAIPKYPTLQFGWPQYLKVSKAFEKFVPDVVHIVTEGPLGLTAMQAAKAKAIPVSSGFHSPFQDFSRFFDLAFLVKPIQKYLCWFHNNTQVTCVPSKDTQEALRGFGITCPLVVVGRGVDTTRFSPKHRSENLRKQWDADENTRVMLYVGRLSPEKEVQVLIESYANLQTVPPHKTKLVIVGDGPDFARLKSLPEAKGVIFTGSLRGQDLAAAYASADVFVFASQVETFGNVVLEAMASGLPVIAYDYACAHQYLTHGVNGWLSPLGQKNHFIQQIYQLPSVQQLREMGVQACHKVQQSGWQLPVQQLEQAFYQVVKEPLEDFT, from the coding sequence ATGGATGGCGCTATGCAAAGCTCATACGCGACAGCACTATTAAAACAACAGCAACTTCCTGAAAGCTTCCAATTCTTTTTTAAACAAAAGCAGATATCCAATACGCATTCATTGCACGATTTGGTTCGCCCACGTTTAAAAATTGCGATTGTTACCGAAACATGGCCACCTGAAATTAATGGCGTGGCACTTTCATTATTACAATTATGTCAAGGTTTACAAAAACAGGGGCATAAGATTTTATTGATTCGCCCAGAACAAAAAGCAAAATGTCATGACTTTACGCCAGAGCAAGAATGTTTGGTGATGTCGCAGGCTATTCCGAAATATCCAACTTTGCAGTTTGGTTGGCCACAATATTTAAAAGTATCGAAAGCTTTTGAAAAGTTTGTGCCGGATGTAGTCCACATTGTGACAGAAGGGCCTTTAGGTTTAACTGCCATGCAGGCCGCAAAAGCAAAAGCTATTCCGGTTTCTAGCGGCTTTCATTCACCCTTTCAAGATTTTAGTCGATTCTTCGATTTGGCTTTTTTAGTAAAACCGATTCAAAAATACCTGTGCTGGTTTCACAACAATACTCAAGTGACCTGTGTGCCGAGTAAAGATACACAAGAAGCGTTACGTGGTTTTGGTATTACTTGCCCGTTGGTTGTTGTTGGGCGCGGCGTAGATACAACAAGATTTTCACCAAAGCATCGCTCTGAAAATTTGCGAAAACAATGGGACGCCGATGAGAATACGCGCGTTATGCTCTATGTGGGGCGTTTGTCACCAGAAAAAGAAGTGCAAGTGCTCATTGAAAGTTATGCCAACTTACAAACTGTTCCTCCACATAAAACTAAATTAGTGATTGTGGGAGATGGCCCAGATTTTGCTCGTTTAAAGTCATTGCCTGAAGCGAAGGGTGTTATCTTTACTGGAAGTCTGAGAGGTCAAGATTTGGCAGCTGCCTATGCGAGTGCAGATGTATTCGTATTTGCGAGTCAAGTTGAAACGTTTGGTAACGTAGTTTTAGAGGCGATGGCAAGCGGTTTGCCCGTTATCGCGTATGATTATGCATGTGCACATCAATATTTAACCCATGGTGTGAATGGCTGGTTAAGCCCACTTGGACAAAAAAACCACTTTATACAACAAATTTATCAGCTTCCTTCAGTACAACAACTTAGAGAAATGGGCGTACAAGCCTGTCATAAAGTACAGCAAAGCGGTTGGCAACTTCCGGTTCAGCAATTGGAGCAGGCATTTTATCAGGTAGTGAAGGAGCCCTTGGAGGACTTCACCTAA
- a CDS encoding carboxy terminal-processing peptidase, whose amino-acid sequence MKLQTIACAVAIATGGLFFSHTMNEARAATNTAVVSQSIQPTQEQALVARQLATLVDRQHYLNMRLDATTSNRILDMYLDSLDPDHSLFLDTEVQNYKKLYGSNFGASLKSGNLTGPFAIHQQYRERLKQFYEFMLTELKQQQNLKQPNSYIEIDREKAPYFKTTAEQQNHWRKMLASQLINLTISREEEQAKQKALKENPSLADGQDLTGPEDLTPAQTLTKRYTRQLERISRVKSDDVLDKTLNAMLATYDPHSNYYPPIDAIELNRQTTLQLEGIGVSIRPERGNEDYTKIETIVEGGPASKSGQVKSGDRIIGVAQGGEKMIDVVGWTSSEIVGLIRGKRGTKVTLKLLGAGASMSQARNVTLVRDVIQEEDAGVRSRTVEVNRDGKKHLLGVIEIPSFYFDYRSRRAGQQYRSVSEDTANAFEALKAKKVEGIIIDLRNDPGGSLEEVARMLGQVIKSGPVVQIRDGNGNVSVFEDNDGGQQIYTGPLAVMVNLASASASEIYSAAIQDYERGIIIGSTTTGKGTAQVQLDTLAYGQATLTQRKFYRITGGSTQNKGVVPDIKLVDIYNEEFGERKSKNALKWDTIPTAPFKREGSVQPYVTKLSQFSEQRVSADPQFKYLNKRTAIAKATSEQKQVVLDIDKRRAELLALEKQTLDAENERRAASGQKPFANWESYQASLDALAESRAKMKASQRPALPEEETFVTEAANVLMDYAKLQNR is encoded by the coding sequence ATGAAACTTCAAACTATAGCTTGTGCAGTAGCGATCGCGACTGGCGGTTTATTCTTCTCTCATACGATGAACGAAGCGAGAGCAGCAACGAATACTGCTGTGGTTTCTCAATCGATTCAGCCAACGCAAGAACAGGCTTTGGTAGCCCGCCAACTGGCAACTTTAGTTGATCGGCAGCATTATTTAAATATGCGTCTGGATGCGACAACATCAAATCGTATTTTAGATATGTATTTAGACAGCCTTGATCCAGATCACTCATTATTTTTAGACACTGAAGTTCAAAACTATAAAAAACTATACGGTTCAAATTTCGGTGCTTCATTAAAATCGGGGAATTTAACGGGGCCATTTGCAATTCATCAGCAATATCGTGAACGCTTAAAACAATTTTATGAGTTCATGTTGACTGAGTTGAAACAGCAGCAAAATCTAAAACAGCCAAATAGCTATATTGAAATTGATCGTGAAAAAGCACCGTATTTCAAAACTACGGCTGAGCAACAAAATCATTGGCGCAAAATGTTGGCTTCACAGTTAATCAACTTAACCATTAGCCGTGAAGAAGAGCAGGCTAAACAAAAAGCGCTTAAAGAGAATCCTTCACTTGCTGATGGTCAAGACTTAACTGGCCCAGAAGATTTAACACCAGCTCAGACGTTAACTAAACGTTATACACGTCAGCTTGAAAGAATTAGTCGTGTGAAAAGCGATGATGTTTTGGACAAAACATTAAATGCAATGTTGGCGACCTATGATCCACATAGTAATTATTACCCGCCAATTGATGCGATAGAACTTAATCGCCAAACGACTTTGCAATTAGAAGGTATTGGGGTATCGATTCGTCCAGAGCGTGGCAACGAAGATTACACCAAGATTGAAACTATTGTAGAAGGCGGTCCTGCAAGTAAGTCTGGTCAAGTGAAGTCAGGAGATCGAATCATTGGTGTCGCTCAAGGGGGCGAGAAAATGATTGATGTGGTTGGTTGGACAAGTTCTGAAATTGTGGGACTCATTCGTGGTAAACGCGGAACGAAAGTAACTTTAAAACTTCTTGGTGCTGGAGCATCAATGAGTCAAGCGCGTAATGTGACGTTAGTGCGTGATGTGATTCAAGAAGAAGATGCAGGTGTCCGTTCACGTACAGTTGAAGTTAACCGCGATGGTAAAAAGCATCTGTTGGGTGTGATTGAAATTCCATCTTTCTATTTTGACTATCGTTCACGTCGCGCGGGCCAACAATACCGTTCAGTTTCTGAAGATACTGCAAATGCTTTTGAAGCGTTAAAAGCGAAGAAAGTAGAAGGTATTATCATTGATTTGCGTAATGACCCAGGTGGTTCATTAGAAGAAGTTGCACGTATGCTTGGTCAGGTAATCAAGTCTGGTCCAGTAGTCCAAATTCGTGATGGTAATGGCAACGTAAGCGTTTTTGAAGATAACGATGGTGGTCAACAAATTTACACTGGCCCCCTTGCTGTCATGGTGAACTTGGCATCTGCATCTGCAAGTGAAATTTACTCTGCTGCAATCCAAGACTATGAGCGCGGTATTATTATTGGTAGTACAACAACTGGTAAGGGTACAGCTCAGGTACAACTTGATACTCTGGCATACGGTCAAGCGACTTTAACTCAGCGTAAGTTCTACCGTATTACCGGTGGTAGTACACAAAATAAAGGTGTAGTGCCTGACATTAAACTCGTCGATATCTACAACGAAGAGTTTGGTGAGCGTAAATCGAAGAATGCGTTGAAGTGGGACACTATTCCTACAGCGCCATTTAAACGTGAAGGTTCTGTTCAACCTTATGTCACAAAGTTATCTCAATTTTCTGAACAACGTGTAAGTGCTGATCCGCAGTTTAAATATTTGAATAAACGTACTGCAATTGCTAAGGCTACAAGTGAGCAAAAGCAAGTTGTACTTGATATTGATAAGCGCCGTGCGGAATTACTTGCTTTAGAGAAACAGACTCTAGACGCAGAAAATGAACGCCGTGCAGCAAGTGGTCAAAAGCCTTTTGCAAACTGGGAAAGCTATCAAGCTTCATTAGATGCTCTAGCTGAATCTCGCGCTAAAATGAAAGCTTCACAACGTCCTGCATTGCCAGAAGAGGAAACTTTTGTGACTGAAGCTGCAAATGTACTCATGGACTATGCAAAATTGCAAAATCGCTAA
- the nagZ gene encoding beta-N-acetylhexosaminidase, whose amino-acid sequence MIGALMLDIAGTELTQEDIELLRAPQVGGMILFARNIESPQQVRALTDHMRQIRPDILIAVDQEGGRVQRLRSGFTLLPAMGRFGELYITQPQKALELAEQCGWLMATEVLAVGIDFSFAPVLDLNAISDVIGDRGFSKNIEDIAPLAGALMQGMKKAGMANTGKHFPGHGSVKADSHVSAAIDSRSYDEIYNHDMQSFIKLMPQLDALMPAHVIYDQIDPNPAGFSPFWIQEVLRNRLKFDGVLFSDDLSMQAACVAGGADARIQAALSAGCDMGLVCNDRNAACTALEGIEKLALPNQERLERMRGQIPQIQIGETLSLGNEWQAVRTAIEEFKNSF is encoded by the coding sequence ATGATTGGCGCATTGATGCTGGATATCGCCGGCACAGAACTTACTCAAGAAGATATTGAACTATTACGCGCTCCGCAAGTCGGTGGCATGATTTTATTTGCACGAAATATTGAATCTCCACAACAAGTCCGTGCTTTAACAGACCACATGCGTCAAATTCGTCCAGATATTTTAATTGCTGTCGACCAAGAAGGTGGTCGAGTTCAGCGCCTAAGATCTGGTTTCACCTTATTACCAGCCATGGGCCGTTTTGGTGAACTCTATATTACCCAACCTCAAAAAGCACTTGAGCTAGCTGAACAGTGTGGTTGGCTCATGGCAACCGAAGTCCTTGCTGTCGGTATCGATTTTAGTTTTGCACCAGTTTTAGACCTCAATGCCATTAGTGACGTGATTGGTGACCGAGGTTTCTCTAAAAACATTGAGGATATCGCACCACTTGCTGGCGCATTGATGCAAGGCATGAAAAAAGCCGGAATGGCAAATACAGGCAAGCACTTCCCAGGTCATGGTTCAGTGAAAGCAGATTCTCATGTCTCAGCTGCAATTGACAGCCGTAGCTATGACGAAATCTATAATCATGACATGCAAAGCTTTATCAAGCTCATGCCTCAGCTTGATGCACTTATGCCTGCACATGTCATTTATGATCAGATTGACCCAAATCCAGCTGGTTTTTCTCCTTTCTGGATTCAAGAAGTTCTACGCAACCGTTTGAAGTTTGATGGTGTACTTTTCTCTGATGACTTAAGTATGCAGGCCGCGTGTGTAGCAGGTGGTGCAGATGCACGTATTCAAGCCGCGCTTTCTGCGGGTTGTGATATGGGGCTTGTGTGTAATGACCGTAATGCGGCATGCACAGCACTAGAAGGTATCGAAAAACTTGCGCTACCAAACCAAGAACGTTTAGAACGTATGCGTGGTCAAATTCCACAAATTCAGATTGGTGAAACCTTATCGCTTGGAAATGAGTGGCAAGCTGTCAGAACAGCCATTGAAGAGTTTAAAAATTCATTCTAA